CCTATGGTCTGCCATGTCTGCATGCTGCGGAGTTGCCATTGCAGTACTCTACGTGCACTGCAGCCGCTAGAGCAGTAGAAATCTAGATCTGGGTCTTCCTCCTAGCAAAGCCACTCATCCTCGTGCAGAGATCTAGTGGAACAGTGTGTGGATGTGTTGTACAAACTGCCCTGATCCCCTTGGGCTCACCCTGGCAGCCATGCTTCATGAGTAGCCATTCTCCCTGGGCCAGATGTCAGGAAGGGCAGGTCGAGCACTGGCACCACAGTGCTGGTTTCAGTCCTGACTAGGTGGTTTTGAGGACTTCTAAGGTGCTGCTGTCAGTTTGTGCCCTGCAGCTGAGCCCTGATAACTGGGCTGTATGAGTCCTGCTCCATGCAATACTAGATTTTGTTTAAATCAAATAGGAGACTGGCATTTCCAGAGCCAGGATCCCAGGGTGGAGGTCTGTGAGAGAGGGCCTTAGAATGCTTAAATTAACGTAACTCTCTTAACCCTTCTGGCTGTGATGGCAGACATGGGATGGGTGATACTGGTCGGCAGGCTGTCTCCACCGGGATGCAGGCTGGCCAGGCCTGCAACTAGTGCAAGACAGTGATGTGCATCCTACTGGGACCTGATGCTGTTGTATGGGTGACGGTTCCCCTGGCTTCTGGGCCTTCAAATACCAGCCTTGTGTACAGGGCTGCAAATATCCCATTGGCAGGAACTTGACACTGGGAAATGCAGGGCAGAATCCACTCTAGCAGGAGATTGTGGAGGCCAGGTGGAAGAAATTAAGCCACTGTGTCTCACTTCACGGGGGGGAGAGCTGCCAAATAAAAGCTGGCAGCTCAGTCAGCTCCGCATTTCTTCAGGGTATCATTCCAGCTGGGCAGAGAGCATGGCTCAGATTTCATGTGTTGACCTGTCATCTCTGGCAGTGGGCATTTGAACCTTTCATATGTCAGTGAGAAGCATTAGTTGATTGTGCTTCTGGATCGCTGTAGATAAATTGGGGACTAGAAATTGCCTATGGTGGCTGGAAGGAGTGAAAGGGCGGTGAGATTTTTGAGTGGTGTCAGGAGTAGCGCTGGGAAACTCCCTTGTCCTGAGTCTTGCTGCCCATGAGTCATGAAGGGCCCTGATACAGTCAGAACTTGTGTTAGAGCATTCCCTACTGTCACCTCCCATGCTGGGCGGCCTTCTCTCTTTGCCGCTACTCacctctctctttttccattCTCCATAGGAAGAAACTAGCAATTTGTTGCTGTGACGTTGCGTGGAAACTACATTGTAAAGAAACCACAAACTGGAATCCTTTTCCAGCCTAAGGCCTGTTTCCCAGTGCACCCATCTGGTCTGGGATGCATGAGCATTGAAGGAGTGAGAGGACAGAGAAGATGTCTTACAGCCTGCTCCTTGGGACCGCAGCCCTCCTGCTGGGGCATGTCACCTCAGCGCGTACCTGGCCTTTGCAGGCACTCGGTCTGCTCTGTGCACTGAAGCCGTAATGCTGGGAGTGTGGCAGTATGGAGATCAATGTAGTTGGGTCTATTTAATATGAAATGGTGGTCACTCATCCGCCCACTGTTTAGTAACTGGTGTAACTGtgttttcatctgtatttttttaatatgcaaaagCCATTTAATTTTCTATGCAGTTCAGAAACATCTCCTCTTTGCAACTGCCAGGTGGGAGATCTGTGCAGGAGAACCAAGCCAAGTGGCTGATAGTCCTTTTGATTTTGCTGTCGCTCTCTTTTAAGGATGCATCCTGGAATCCTCTGCACACAGTGTCCCTTTGCTGAGCTCCTGCCTCTTAGACCCCATTTAATATCCCTGAGCCCCAGGGATGAGGGCCTTGTATTTTTGAAGGATATGTAATTTTTCATGAGTCAAGCCACAAGGAAAGAGGGCTTGAAGGCAGTGCCCTAAGAGCAGAGGTAACTGAGTTCAGAGCATGTATTATATTCCTGTTCTTTTCCCTGCTTGGAGAGTTACTGAACTGTTAGAAATGACTAAGACCTCTGCAGAGCACCCTGCAACCTTTACTTGAAAGTGTGTTATGAAGAGGGCAGAGAGGACTGGGGCATCGGTTGTCTCCCTGTGGAGCTGACAGTGCATTTAACCCCTTTGGAACAGGAGGAGAATCTCCTGGTACTACATGCCTACTTCACACAAGAGgactgtgctggttttgctcattgGTTTGCAGACCCCTTACTTGTTGACCAGTTGATTTCCTGCTGAAACAGGTGCAGACAGGTTTGGAAGCAGAGCTGGCAAGTTGCTGTGCACTGCAGGACTTTCAGCAGCTGGAACATGTCCTGGAATACCTTGTATtatgctctgaagcaaagcctggGATTCAAACCTGCATCCGTCCAAGTGAAACTCCCAGGAGAGCAGCTTTGCCTTCTGCTGGGTCTGTGTAACGTGACAAATTGCACGTCCCTAAGCAGCACACAAATCTGTTGAGGTAGAGGGAGACCGATGGGTGATGCTAGCTCATCCTGGGGCTTGCAGGGGTACTTGGAGGCCTCTGGCAACTGCAGAGGCTCCTGGGTGATGGGACATCTCTGCTTTAACTGTGCCAAAGGCAGAAAGCTCAGAGAAGTAAGATTGTTTCCAGCCTGCCACAAGGCCAGGATGCATTTGACTAGTCTTTTGTGGCAATGCTGTTCTTTCTGCATTGTCTCTGCTCTGAGCTTGGGGAATTCAGCTTTAAAGTTAAACAGTAATAGAGGCCAGACTGGGATTTAACCTGCCTTGTGGTCTCTCGAGTCAGATGGAagaggctgggggctgcagaagCACGGGTCATTTCCCTTGCAGCATCCCCCATGCTACAGTTCCATGGTGGCTGTGGAAACTCAGTAGCGTATTTGGGTGCTGCTTTCCCAGGAACCCAAGACACGCTTGGCTGTGCTGTAGTACCAGAGCTTACATGGGGTCCATGTTCTCTTCCCTTTGTACCTCTGAGGTAGTTGAAGTTTGTCAGAGCAGTAGGGGCTCCTCACTGTGAGGAGACATTTATGGTTGCGTTAAAGGGAACTGCAAATGGTATTTAAGAGCTCACTAAGTGAGGTGAAAACCCACCGGCTCACTCCTGCAGAGCCAGATCCTGGAGCTCAGCTCCTCCTGCACCCTTTGGATGGGATCTTGGGCTGGCGTCCTTGGAATGGCAGTGCGGGGAGGTGGAGATGCTGCACTGCAGTAAGCACAAGAAGAGGCTAGCAAGTGGGCCTCAGTGTAGCACCCATCACGCACTTCATGGCTCAGTTCATGGACTGTAATTGCAGGTATTCATATAATCTACATCACTGGGCAGGACTctgcgcacacacacatgcatgcccAGACGTACGCGCACCACACCCACACTTGCCCACACATCCTCaccaaaacaactgaaaataaaagtgatcTCGATCTCAAGGAGAGGCCTGGctgtttgatttgtttttcctcttccagtgcCTCCTTGGGTCCTGCCTCTGGAAGGGGCTGCGCTTAACCATAGATCTGGGGTTTTCTAAATCCAGGAGCCAGAGTTTTTAGGAGCAGTTAGCAGATGACTCACAAAATGGTCAAGATTTGGCATTGAGTGAATCTGAGTGTGCAGCCCCTTGTTTGCACCAATATCTGTGAACCATTGCCCAATCCAGTAAGACAGATGATTTCTGGGAAACAGCATTTTCCCTACTGTGTTTAgggtgttttgtgggtttgtgaGGCCAGCTCAGTGGTTCTTACTGGTACCATGTTTGCTTTCTTGTCAAGCTTGGTTCCCTGTGAACTCTGCTCAAGCGCCATGTTGTTCACAGGAGAGTGCAGTCAGGCAGATGGCCCTCTGCTTGCCAACATGGGTGTTAGTTGCCAGGAGGGTGAACTAAAAGTAGGGAGCAAGTCCCCTTCCACACAGCCCTGAGTAGCTGTGTAACCCCATTTCCATCACCACTCTTGTCTGGAGGAGCAGACAAGACAGACCCCCGCGGCAGCCCCGCTGAGCACAGCGATTGTGCTGTGCTCAATTCCTAGGAGAAGGAATGGCAGCATCTGCAACAAGACGGGAGGCAAGGCTGAGTGCAGGTGGCCGGGCCCTGGCCACGGCAGGGCAGTCGAGAAGATGCCAGGCTGTTACGTGGCTGGCCGATGTGGAGGTGTTGGGGTGGTTGCATCAGTCAGGTGGGTGCCATGTATGTGTTGGCCTCCATCACTGAGGGACAGAAGGGAAATTTCTGAGGATGTGCCTGGACTGTGCGCCAGGGCTTTGGGAAGCACCAGCAGAAAATTAACTGGCCCCGGATGGACAGAGGCCCTCCTCCCTTTAGCCTGTGCCTGCTGGCTGAGGAGACCCGCAGGGCTCACAGGTGTCTGGGGTCATCCAGCCCTCCCCGCCTGGGTGCCGCACTAAGGGATCAGGGAAGGGTGTGGGGGGGCAGCTTCccggggcagggagggacaggCGGCTGCATGGCCCCAGCTGGCTTGGGTGGGCTGCATGGCCCCAGCTGGCTCGGGTGGGCTGCATGGCCCCAGCTGGCTCGGGTGGGCTGCATGGCCCCGGTGGGCTGCACGGTCCGGCCGGCTGCGCGCTCAGCCTTCTCCCACAAGGTGGCTGCCCGGTGCGGTTCCCACATAACGCGGCCAGAGCTTCCAGAGCGCTGCCGTGACCCGGCGGGAAGGCGCAGGACCGGGCCCCGGGGCTGCCGTGAGCCCGCCGGCACGGGCAGGGGCGAGGCGGCGCGGGCACCTGCGGCATCGCCATGCCCCGCGGAGGGCAGGCGGCAGCCGGCGCCCGGCGGCACCGGAGCCCCCCCGCAGCGCAGCGGCCCGCCGAGGGGGCAGGCGGCGGTGGCCGGGCCGCCCTCCGCCCAGGGGCGGGCCCCGCGCTCTCCCCGCCCCCCGAGGGGCCGCCGTtcctgccgccgccgccatggAGGAGCAGAAGGAGAACCGCCCGCAGGCTGCCCCCTACGAGGCgccggcgccgcccgcccccgccgcctgcccgccgGTGAGTgcgccgcggcggcgggaggcgccAGGCGGCCGAGCCGGAGCCGGAGCCGGGCGGCGGTGGCCGCGCCAGGCATGCGCcagcgcccccggcccgccgccgcctcctccccgcGCATGCGCAGGGCCCGCCCGCGGCGCCCATGGCGGCCCGGAGCCCGCGCTGCTGGGGCCGCGCCTcgcccccgccctgccccgggctCGGCGGTTCCCGGTGCGGGGGCGGCGCTGCGCGGCCTgcccgggcgggccgggggcgggggcggggggccacAGGCCCTTCCGTCTgcgccccgggccgggggggacgcggcggcgggcccggggtgggggggccgggctgggccgcCGTGCGCTCGCCCCGCCAATGCTGCGAGTAACCGTTTAGCGCCAGAGCGCCCGTGggttttcctcttcctgttCTTTGCTCTACGCGTGTTGGGCGTCtgtccgtgtgtgtgtgtcagaaTCGGTACCGATTTGCGTTAACGAACGTGTCGAGAGAAATCTTGGCACTGGTCAAGGCCCCGCCAACTCAGACCAGACAACTTCCCCGTGGCAACGGGGACACACGTTCGGTTTTTGTCTCAGAGCCGCTGTTTGGCGTGacttggggtgtgtgtgcttgtACCCCCTTTAGTCTGTCTCGATTTTTGGGAAAACCGTGTTCCAGGGCAGGCTGCGGCAGGCATTTGCTTACGCAGCTCTACCCCGGTTTGCTCAGTTTGGTCACCAGATGTGATGCTTCACTGCGTTTTGGTGCCGAAAAAATGTGTACGTTTTAATGCTCTGGCTTCTTGTTTTGACCTTCTTAAATGACTTCCAGATTTCTCTTTTTAGGGTAGGCAGCATTGTAGAATCGGTGATCAAGAAACTAATGGGAAAAACTCAACTGCCGGTTCGCATGACTTCAGTGATCCAGTTTACAAAGAAATTGCCATAACCAATGGTTGTATCAACAGAATGACCAGAGATGAGCTCAGAAGTAAACTTGCAGAGTTCAAGCTTGAAACCAGGTTAGGCTTATTTGTAAAccttctgatttatttttgagaGCAGTAGAGCCGTAAGGGATGATTAGTTTAAAATTCCAATGCACACGCCAAACCAAAAAGCAGATACGCCATCAAATGCCAGTTGTTTTATGTTGGGCTTTTGTTGTAGGATTAGTGCATGTGATACTGGTTAATGTGTCATCAGAAATGTTACCAGAAGTGCTGTCTCAACTGGTAgcacaaagaagcaaaatagTGTGTGACTGTAGGGTGCTTCTCCACATGTTTTTGGtcaagggggggaaaaaactgctTGGGTTCTCGGGCGGTGTTGCAGACCTTCGGTGTACAGAAACTCGCTTCAGGACAtaggtatttttatttactgtatcCAGTGCAGGTTGGATATGGGCCAGAACCCCTATGGTGATAGGGCTCAGAATTTAATTAATGCAGAGGACAGGTACCTTTAGATGGGAGAGTTTGTTAATCTGAACGGATGTGATAGAATAATATGAACAGGTGAGTGTATTATAAACTGGATTTGTGCTCACTGAGTAGGAAGGTGCTAGGAATATAGAGAGTGGCTCCTGCTCTACCAGAAATGACCTGCAAGACCTTTAGATATTGCTGCGGCCAGACAAATTTGAGATGTTGAGAAGAAAGTCAGTTGGGAAGAATAAAGCGTGGTGTTTCTGTTGGAAGTAGCAGTGGCAGGGAGTTACCAAAGTGAGAAGCTACCGCTCTGGAAGAAGCGGGAACATGAAAGGTGAGATGGAGTCTGAAAGGAGAAATATATCTTTTAGAGAAGACTGCTGTAGGAGAGAGGATGTTCAgagcgggggaaaaaaaagaaaggaacaaagatTCATTtgaacagaatgaaataaaaaaaagaaattgaggGTAGGAAGTGCAGCCTGCTACCTCCGCCTCATCTGTCTGTATAGTTAATTCCTCCTCTGGTTCAATGAATTTAGCTCCTcgggaagaaaaagttttatcATTGCCCAATAAAATTTTTGGTAAAAGAGGTTAGATTTGTACAGCTATGCAGCAgtaactgatttaaaaataaaaagcaaaattcaaataGTAAAtgatgtgtgtttgtggctttttcctaggttattaattttctatttgtgttttttattcagctgtgaatgcagaaagctttaaacttttttttttttaagctaagcTAGACTTTTGTCAATGTATTCAGTGAAGTTGGTCGGAATATGCCTCACATGTAAACAAATAGTGCATTGCCTCTAATGTAGTGACTTGAGCAGATTGCCACACACCGCCCTTTCTCTTGGTTATTTTGATAGCAAGTCATCTCCTCTTTCAACTTCTGTTAGAGGtttgatgaagaaaaaggtGATTTTCCCCTCTATCAGCTCCCATACTGTCTCAACTTTGAATGAACTGGTCATTGAATTAAACTAGATTAATAAACCAGAGTGAAAAAGTtgtctgtgtttgcagaagAAAGTGATATTCTCAAATGCAGGCTTAGCAGTCTGATACCAGTTTTTCCTTGTGGATCAGTGGGCTGCTTTTCTGATAATGCAGTTTGGTACAGGTAGCTCTTACGGCTCATGTGATTTCATTTGCAAtgtgtaatttaaaaagtaacttCCTTCAAAGAGGAAATTATCCTTGTTTATTCAGCTCTGGTTTGGTACGTAGCAGTTCTGGCACCTGTACTTGCATATGGTAAAGTTTGTATTAAAAAGATGCTGAGAGTAACTTGCCTCTGTGAATTTATGTTAGCCACAAACCTCCTGAAAAGCAGGATCTTGATGAGGAAGTTCTTCTGACAACTGAAATCTCTAGTACTTTAATGGAGATATTcaagataaattttaaatttagacTAATTTTAAATGTGGGCGTTTCAGCTGGATTCTGCATTATCTGTGCCACTGATGCAGAAATACTGCGGGCATCAGTCACTTCAGGCAGAGGGCACAGGGAAATACAGGTAAAGCAGTACTGATTCCAGGGACAGAGGTCATCTAGGAGCAATCTACAGGATTGGCCTTTGCAAAGGCTTTGGCTACTGGGCcttgcagagctggaggtgaCTGCAGAGTGTCTCTGCGCTGTGCTTCCCAGTCAGTCCCCAAATACGATATTATCTACATGTGTTAGTTGTCAGGGGCTATCCCGGCCTCTGCATCATCCCAGATAATGGACCATGAACTCTATGGTAAAGTTCAATCCAGACTTCGTAAGTGCTGGTGTTCAAAATGAGATTAATAAATTAtgaactttaaaatgttaaatacagCTTCAGTTCTACAATGGTGAAATAATTAAAGGAGAGTGTGATCTTTGTCACTTTCCTTATCTCTTTAGAGGAGTGAAAGATGTGCTgagaaagagactgaaaaacTATTACAAGAAACAGAAGCTGATGCAGAAGGAACCTATTAATGGAGGCAGCTGCTATGACTACATCTGTGTTGTTGACTTTGAAGCAACATGTGAAGAAGGAAACCCACCTGAGTTCATACATGAAATAATTGAGTTTCCTATTGTCTTACTAAACACACGTACCTTGGAAATAGTAAGTAATCTAATGACCGTGTTGGTATGCTGTTCTCCACTGTCTTTGCTTTAGAAAGTCTAGATTAGCTTTTAGGTAGATTTTGAACTTCACttaaaaacagctttgcttttttttccataaagacCTATCCTCTGTGCCTCTTACatacaaacaaaactttttttctattcttaaGGCATCTGGAATAGATGATGCTCCTGCTGTTGACTCCCTCTGCTGATATGAGGGACTTTTAGTTTCTCAGTCatccttcacacacacaccccacttctttccttgctttaaGATCCACAGAGCTATTTCTAGGACTCTAGGGACTCATCATAAACAAGGATTAGCAAATTCTGTAGTCCTGTGTGAGGCAGTCTAGAAGAGACTAATGCAGGGCCCTAGAAAGTAAGGTTAAGTGAACTCTGCTTCTTGGCAGGCTAGACTATTTCCACAACGTACTTGACAGATTGACAGCCGTGTAACCTGATTTTAAACGTACTTAGTAGGCATTTGGCAGCCTCAAGTGCTCTGTTCCCGTACAGCTTTCCTTTAGGAAGAACTACATGCTGTCTAACTGAAACTGAGTGACTCAGCGCACACACCTCTGACTAATGGTTCATTTATGAAGAACTTTTAAGAGGAGGAGGGTTTCCAGTAATCGCTGTGGTGCTACATTAGACTGTAGCTGCATGTGTGACTAATGCAGAAAGAGGATTGTGCAGATTACCAAGGCTGGTTTATGACCTTTAGAGTAGTAGGAaacagtgtgggttttttcctctaccCAAAGGGGTTTGTATAGCAGCAGGTATTTggggctttcttttttccatggaACTTGCATGTAGTTTTCACTCTTGTACTGCTCAGTTTCCCAGAGTGAGGTTATTCTGTTTattgctggctggctggcatcCAGAGGTGTATGACTTGCATGCAGCCTCTGAGATGTGCAGCCGGTTGCCATCCTTGAATTACAGGTGAGCCTTCAGAGACACCACCTAAAAACCATCAGGCTTTGCTCGTGCCcctcacttctgttttctctttactCATCCTCTACTTTTCCCAGATCCTCCCCTTCATTGTAGTctgtcctcctcccctcttACATCTGCCTCTCTGCTCTTTGGTGCCTACTGGCTGAGAGGAAGGATGTGTTCTGGTTGGAAAGCCATCCACTCATCCCACTGGGAATCTCATGATGGCCAATGCGGAGGATCATAGTGGCTCAGGAGGTACACACTCCTTTTGCCTCCAGCTGGACAAGTAGCCGCTATTGCCTTTTGGCTATGGGCAAGCCAAAGAAGTTGCCTGGTGGGCTACAtagtgtgctgctgctgagtgtTTAATTCTTTTATTACAGGAGGATACCTTTCAGCAATACGTCAAGCCAGAGATTAATCCCAAGCTTTCAAAATTCTGTATCAGTCTGACAGGAATCACCCAGGTAATTTGCACTTTTGtttgttcaggaaaaatgtcaaaaaaaaaaaaaaaaatgaaatgtggtGTTGATGTTTTCAGGCTGGTAATCTTTCATGGCAATTTTTCTGTAAGGCTTGTTCTCTTAATCtcgttttttttccccctcccagtTATCAGAATTGATTTCACTAAATTAGTCATTTAGGTGTCTGTAAGGAGCTGTAGGGAAAAGGATTCACTTTGTAATCCATGTGTAGAAGCATAATCTTTAGCAGAGGAAAGCACCTTTTGAATTGCATCAGTTCCTCTTCCAAGATCTTTATTCTAATTTAGAGTCTTACGACGGGAACGGTTTGTGATTAAGTGACTTGAGCCAGGAGCCTGGGAAACAAGCTCAAAGGTTTTAATCCAAGTTCAACAGCTGACTAACCTCGTTACCTTCATAGTTGCCGTTTGGAGGCTGGCTCTTTTAGTAGtgcttttgtggtgcctttttttttttctttcttccccagtgTAGAAAAATCTGTCCAATTGTCTGCTTATTTTAATGTGTAATCTATTTCTAAAGATTTTTGTGAAGCCAACTTTGTGAATGATCTAGTGAGTGCCTATATACCAATATAATTCTTATTCTTCATGCTGGGtgttttttctgacaaaatgttcctcacttctggtttttttggttcTCTTAGGACATTGTTGATAAAGCTGATACATTTCCTCAAGTTCTGCAGAACGTCATAGAGTGGATGAGACAGCGTGAACTGGGAACAAAGTATAGCTATTGCATGTTAACAGATGGGTATGTCCTTATGCAACCTACAGCACAATCTAAAACGGCAAAACAGTGTTTAATCTTTGTGagagtatttttaaaggtgGATCACAACGCTGTCATTTTGCCACGTTATTACAATTTTAGCTTTTGGGAAAATTGG
This genomic interval from Falco peregrinus isolate bFalPer1 chromosome 2, bFalPer1.pri, whole genome shotgun sequence contains the following:
- the ERI1 gene encoding 3'-5' exoribonuclease 1 isoform X3 codes for the protein MPRGGQAAAGARRHRSPPAAQRPAEGAGGGGRAALRPGAGPALSPPPEGPPFLPPPPWRSRRRTARRLPPTRRRRRPPPPPARRGVKDVLRKRLKNYYKKQKLMQKEPINGGSCYDYICVVDFEATCEEGNPPEFIHEIIEFPIVLLNTRTLEIEDTFQQYVKPEINPKLSKFCISLTGITQDIVDKADTFPQVLQNVIEWMRQRELGTKYSYCMLTDGSWDMSKFLNIQCRISHIKYPSFAKKWINIRKSYGNFYKVPRNQTKLTIMLEKLGMNYDGRPHSGLDDSKNIARIAIRMLQDGCELRVNERMHAGQLMTVSSSAPLEGAPAPQMPRYRN
- the ERI1 gene encoding 3'-5' exoribonuclease 1 isoform X2 produces the protein MEEQKENRPQAAPYEAPAPPAPAACPPGRQHCRIGDQETNGKNSTAGSHDFSDPVYKEIAITNGCINRMTRDELRSKLAEFKLETRGVKDVLRKRLKNYYKKQKLMQKEPINGGSCYDYICVVDFEATCEEGNPPEFIHEIIEFPIVLLNTRTLEIEDTFQQYVKPEINPKLSKFCISLTGITQDIVDKADTFPQVLQNVIEWMRQRELGTKYSYCMLTDGSWDMSKFLNIQCRISHIKYPSFAKKWINIRKSYGNFYKVPRNQTKLTIMLEKLGMNYDGRPHSGLDDSKNIARIAIRMLQDGCELRVNERMHAGQLMTVSSSAPLEGAPAPQMPRYRN
- the ERI1 gene encoding 3'-5' exoribonuclease 1 isoform X1, encoding MTRDELRSKLAEFKLETRGVKDVLRKRLKNYYKKQKLMQKEPINGGSCYDYICVVDFEATCEEGNPPEFIHEIIEFPIVLLNTRTLEIEDTFQQYVKPEINPKLSKFCISLTGITQDIVDKADTFPQVLQNVIEWMRQRELGTKYSYCMLTDGSWDMSKFLNIQCRISHIKYPSFAKKWINIRKSYGNFYKVPRNQTKLTIMLEKLGMNYDGRPHSGLDDSKNIARIAIRMLQDGCELRVNERMHAGQLMTVSSSAPLEGAPAPQMPRYRN